One Malassezia restricta chromosome VI, complete sequence genomic region harbors:
- a CDS encoding NADH dehydrogenase (ubiquinone) Fe-S protein 2, producing MARMLSSTWHMASMRALRSAVRPSVKLAHRGSMALSRRMYASESTEKVGNPTHSATTVEDLQGMDAATLLREEGTQNDSNLRHFTVNFGPQHPAAHGVLRLIMELNGEEILRVDPHVGLLHRGTEKLIEYKTYQQALPYFDRLDYSSMMTNELCFSRAVEKLLNIEVPERAKWIRTLYGELTRISNHCMAVLSHIMDVGGLTPFVWGLEEREKIMEFYERVSGARMHAAYVRPGGVTYDLPPGLLDDIYAWATQFAGRVDEIEELVTANRVWRERTIGIGTVTAQEAINYGFSGVMLRGSGVPWDIRKVAPYDAYDQVEFDVPVGKNGDCYDRYLCRIEEFRQSLRIIHQCLNKMPAGQIKVDDHKIAPPSRAMMKDSMESLIHHFKLFSEGFAVPPGETYSAIEAPKGEMGVYLVSDGSNRPYRCSISAPGFRHLAGADFVARHHYLPDMVAIIGTMDLVFGEVDR from the exons ATGGCAAGGATGCTGTCGAGCACATGGCACATGGCGAGCATGCGTGCGTTGCGTAGCGCTGTGCGTCCGAGCGTGAAGCTGGCGCACCGTGGCTCGATGGCGCTGTCGCGCCGGATGTACGCCTCTGAATCGACTGAGAAGGTGGGCAACCCAACCCACTCGGCCACCACGGTGGAAGATTTGCAGGGCATGGATGCCGCGACGTTGTTGCGGGAAGAGGGTACGCAGAATGACTCGAATTTGCGTCACTTTACGGTCAACTTTGGTCCGCAGCACCCGGCCGCGCACGGTGTGCTGCGTCTGATTATGGAGCTGAACGGTGAAGAGATTCTTCGTGTGGAT CCACATGTGGGTCTGCTGCACCGTGGTACGGAAAAGCTCATTGAGTACAAGACGTaccagcaggcgctccCATACTTTGACCGATTGGACTACAGTTCCATGATGACCAATGAGCTGTGTTTCTCACGCGCCGTGGAGAAGCTGCTCAACATTGAGGTGcctgagcgtgccaagtgGATCCGTACGCTGTACGGTGAGCTTACGCGTATCTCGAACCACTGCATGGCCGTGCTCTCGCACATTATGGATGTGGGTGGTCTGACGCCCTTCGTGTGGGGTCTGGAGGAGCGTGAAAAGATCATGGAGTTTTACGAGCGTGTCTCTGGTGCTCGTATGCACGCTGCGTATGTGCGTCCTGGTGGTGTGACGTACGACCTGCCGCCCGGCCTGCTGGACGACATTTACGCATGGGCGACGCAGTTTGCTGGCCGTGTGGACGAAATTGAGGAGCTGGTGACGGCGAACCGTGTGTGGCGTGAGCGTACCATCGGCATTGGCACTGTGACGGCGCAGGAGGCCATCAACTATGGCTTTAGCGGTGtgatgctgcgcggcaGTGGTGTGCCGTGGGATATCCGCAAGGTCGCGCCGTACGATGCATACGACCAGGTCGAGTTTGACGTGCCTGTGGGCAAGAATGGCGACTGCTATGACCGGTACTTGTGCCGTATTGAGGAGTTCCGCCAGTCGCTGCGCATTATTCACCAGTGCCTGAACAAGATGCCGGCGGGTCAAATCAAGGTCGACGACCACAAGAttgcgccgccgtcgcgtGCGATGATGAAGGACAGCATGGAGAGTCTGATCCACCACTTTAAGCTGTTTTCGGAGGGCTTTGCCGTGCCGCCTGGCGAGACGTACAGCGCCATTGAGGCGCCCAAGGGCGAGATGGGTGTCTACCTCGTGTCGGACGGCTCGAACCGCCCGTACCGCTGCTCCATCTCTGCGCCGGGTTTCCGTCACCTGGCCGGTGCTGACTTTGTCGCACGCCACCACTACCTGCCTGATATGGTGGCCATCATCGGCACGATGGACCTGGTGTTCGGTGAGGTCGATAGGTAG
- a CDS encoding endoplasmic reticulum-golgi intermediate compartment protein 3, producing the protein MGPGGLFGQLRGIDAFGRMSEDVRIRTNAGALITLASGLLILVLIVSEILDYRRVQTSPRLEVDLGRGERLAVQFNVTFPRIPCYLLSLDVVDVVGENQVDVHHDIERRRLDEQGRPVSQDIIRALESEAKQIVAERGPDYCGDCYGAEPPESGCCNTCDEVREAYLMQNWSFTSPDDIEQCRQEHWSEHVREQNHEGCNIAGEVRVNKVVGNLHFSPGRTFQRNDIHTHDLVPYLHGVGESVHHFGHKIHRLSFGMHDEFAIERTSRGKRWGPLKRQLGIVDALENHVGKTDNSDVMFQYFLKVVPVEVHKLNGRQMSTYQYSATSYDRDLDDYDRGERSGHIVRSIEGIPGVFFNYEISPLRVVQTEWHHSVWHLVSNLFALIGGIVTVAGLIDGAIYRARRTFRIVSQGGYSDDADGLGMDAKLL; encoded by the coding sequence ATGGGACCTGGCGGACTGTTTGGGCAGCTGCGCGGGATCGATGCGTTCGGGCGCATGTCGGAAGACGTGCGCATTCGCACGAATGCCGGTGCGCTGATTACGCTGGCCAGTGGTCTGCTGATCTTGGTGCTGATCGTGAGCGAAATCCTCGACTATCGCCGGGTGCAGACCAGTCCGCGTCTCGAGGTCGATCTCGGACGTGGCGAGCGTCTCGCCGTGCAGTTCAACGTGACGTTCCCTCGCATCCCATGCTACCTGCTTTCGCTGGACGTTGTGGACGTCGTGGGCGAAAACCAGGTCGACGTGCACCACGATAtcgagcgtcgtcgtctgGACGAACAGGGCCGGCCCGTGTCGCAGGACATTATCCGCGCGCTCGAGAGTGAGGCCAAGCAGATTGTCGCAGAGCGCGGTCCGGACTACTGTGGTGACTGTTACGGTGCCGAGCCGCCCGAGAGCGGCTGCTGTAACACGTGTGACGAAGTGCGTGAAGCCTACCTCATGCAAAACTGGTCCTTCACGTCTCCCGACGACATTGAGCAGTGCCGGCAAGAGCACTGGTCCGAACATGTGCGCGAGCAGAACCACGAGGGCTGCAACATCGCCGGCGAGGTGCGTGTGAACAAGGTCGTGGGCAACCTGCACTTCAGCCCAGGCCGCACCTTCCAGCGCAACGACATTCATACACACGATCTCGTGCCGTACTtgcacggcgtcggcgagaGCGTGCACCACTTTGGGCACAAGATCCACCGCTTGAGCTTCGGCATGCACGACGAATTCgcgatcgagcgcacgtCCCGCGGCAAGCGCTGGGGCCCGCTCAAGCgccagctcggcatcgtcgacgcgctggaAAACCACGTCGGCAAGACGGATAACAGCGACGTCATGTTTCAATACTTCCTCAAAGTCGTGCCTGTAGAGGTACACAAGCTGAATGGTCGGCAGATGAGCACGTACCAGTACAGCGCGACGTCGTACGATCGCGACCTCGACGACTATGATCGCGGGGAGCGGTCCGGTCATATCGTGCGCAGCATCGAGGGCATCCCCGGTGTGTTTTTCAACTACGAGATCTCGCCCCTGCGGGTCGTCCAGACCGAATGGCACCACTCGGTGTGGCACCTCGTGTCCAATCTGTTTGCCCTCATCGGTGGTATCGTGACCGTCGCGGGTCTCATCGACGGCGCCATTTaccgcgcgcggcgcacgttCCGCATCGTGAGCCAGGGGGGATACTCGGACGACGCAGACGGTCTTGGTATGGACGCCAAATTGCTATAG
- a CDS encoding response regulator receiver domain protein, producing MRPLTKDVPSTPVWRAPSPSLSSTSSQEGALCMSPLPRPLYHGGMLTGSTSSTSSSVAVTSTAILHDLLLTYSLLEAEPFELLSLERVAELRQEQHRLTASLQDVQERISLEKKMRGATHRLHTSGQNAPSAPTLVRREDVTMAMERTDEVMQQYMQVSDALCDVQRQLLSHHIAVLRDHIQSEHHAASESSSVHAFVTPRRTTSSTMPLTPRRCRDRPTASPTARSARLDALLMHEQDASPSPQRRNLQRRLSQLCAEHTTLQDWWMAEKPTHRVLRDYIRDMQQMQSSLKELQLSVAAPDADPTKDPAWEPCMQEAQRLQRLLQEVQSRHEADATPAQESASPRARERGVSAEPQPRTELRGPAQDGAGPATEDQLRALEERHAQALQDAHDQIQSLQDERQKVWEDAKVRIRSLQDKLDQALQAAEDPPSSLSERQDGLAAENSAPSLREREASEPPPASASAWPADDVPRDASDADPERDIDRRLAALQAEHAAQEAAHAQTRASLEARIAQLESMVENEARQAAAPPTLSSRWHQMLRGSEPAMTRDVSASSKDRSPSRDMDELRAQLAMEREQKDTVAKRLEDVMLLYRSVVDHLGPSSASDESGARMDTPVADDAAPSDDALILRTPDTLTPTTPQVPETPLRLTRLETYLDANQTPTHRSERRTAVEARVRLLEVQVEQHKRAAEQARAAYEQFKARHEADRASTAHERDVVQLWTQAWRTLCERLQRQHEFCMRVLGKDDGREEMDGLLDQIKAASSRGAVTPTSAARDDSLQQEASRLLGQLEEHMGDMAEGFARAGSSELGDNVIAQLEDRIEDLEEQLAARSATSVPAVVPKPSESDEMSVYALVLVHALLPEDDVLARSMSLSLDALRALFAPPEPTEDTLSAALPPVPGLLAARDLLDVTPRATSPVLAERVRRLLDSVLREGTTHHAVATLAAQVMTRVVGTLDASHMVTERAMVLEETVRGYTDTSASDAPSIDLWP from the coding sequence atgcgcccGCTCACGAAGGACGTACCATCCACGCCTGTGTGGCGAGCACCGTCGCCATCGCTCTCGTCCACTTCTTCACAGGAGGGCGCTCTGTGCATGTCCCCCCTTCCGCGCCCTTTGTACCATGGCGGCATGTTGACTGGAtccacgtcgtcgacctcCTCCTCCGTGGCGGTCACGAGTACCGCCATCCTCCACGACTTGCTCTTGACGTACTCGCTCCTCGAGGCTGAGCCTTTCGAGCTCCTTTCGCTTGAGCGCGTCGCTGAACTGCGCCAAGAGCAGCATAGACTCACGGCCTCGCTCCAGGATGTGCAAGAGCGCATTTCCCTCGAAAAAAagatgcgcggcgccacgcaTCGACTTCATACATCGGGGCAGAACGCACCCTCTGCTCCGACGCTCGTACGTCGTGAGGATGTGACGATGGCCATGGAGCGCACGGACGAGGTCATGCAGCAGTACATGCAAGTGTCGGATGCCCTCTGCGACGTCCAGCGCCAGCTGCTGTCGCATCATATTGCCGTGCTTCGTGACCATATCCAGTCTGAGCACCACGCGGCGTCGGAGAGCAGCTCGGTCCATGCGTTTGTCACACCCAGGCGCAcgacctcgtcgacgatgccgctGACCCCGCGGCGATGCCGCGACCGACCGACCGCGTCCCccacggcgcgcagcgcgaggctcgatgcgctgctgatgcATGAACAGGACGCCTCTCCGAGTCCACAGCGGCGCAATttgcagcggcgcctgagCCAGCTGTGTGCGGAGCATACCACGCTGCAAGACTGGTGGATGGCCGAGAAGCCGACGCATCGCGTACTACGCGACTATATCCGCGACATGCAGCAGATGCAATCTTCGTTGAAAGAGCTGCAGCTCTCTGTAGCAGCGCCGGACGCCGATCCTACGAAGGATCCTGCGTGGGAGCCATGTATGCAGGAAGCGCAGcggctccagcgcctgTTGCAAGAAGTGCAGTCTCGGCATGAGGCGGACGCGACACCGGCGCAGGAGTCTGCctcgccgcgcgcgcgggAGCGAGGCGTGAGCGCCGAGCCACAGCCGCGCACCGAGCTGCGTGGGCCTGCGCAGGACGGCGCGGGGCCGGCTACGGAGGATcagctgcgtgcgttgGAAGAGCGTCATGCGCAGGCACTtcaagacgcgcacgaccaGATTCAATCGCTCCAAGACGAGCGCCAAAAGGTGTGGGAGGATGCCAAGGTGCGGATTCGATCTCTTCAAGACAAGCTCGACCAAGCCCTGCAAGCAGCCGAGGACCCCCCGTCCTCTCTGTCCGAGCGTCAGGATGGGCTAGCGGCGGAGAATtccgcgccgtcgctccGCGAGCGGGAGGCAAgtgagccgccgcctgcgagCGCATCGGCCTGGCCGGCGGATGATGTGCCGCGTGATGCGTCGGACGCGGACCCAGAGAGGGACATTGACAGGCGTCTCGCGGCCCTGCAGGCAGAGCAcgcagcgcaagaagccgcgcatgcacagACGCGTGCGTCTTTGGAAGCGCGTATTGCGCAGCTTGAGTCTATGGTGGAGAACGAGGCgcgccaagctgctgcgccaccgacgctcTCGAGCCGTTGGCACCAAATGCTGCGCGGCAGTGAGCCGGCTATGACGCGTGATGTGTCTGCGAGTTCGAAGGATCGTTCTCCTTCGCGGGACATGgatgagctgcgcgcgcagcttgctatggagcgcgagcaaAAGGACACGGTCGCCAAGCGTCTGGAAGATGTGATGCTCTTGTACCGCTCGGTCGTGGATCATCTCGGgccatcgagcgcctcggacgAGAGTGGTGCGCGGATGGATACGCCCGTGGCGGATGACGCAGCGCCCtcggacgatgcgctgatCTTGCGCACGCCGGATACACtgacgcccacgacgccgcagGTGCCCGAGACGCCGCTTCGACTCACGCGTCTGGAGACGTACTTGGATGCGAACCAGACGCCGACGCATCGCAgtgagcggcgcacggctgtcgaggcgcgtgtgcgcctTCTTGAGGTGCAGGTGGAGCAGCACAAGCGGGCGGCCGAGCAAGCTCGTGCGGCGTACGAGCAGTTCAAGGCGCGGCATGAGGCGGATAGGGCGAGTACCGCGCATGAGCGCgatgtcgtgcagctgtGGACGCAGGCGTGGCGCACGTTGTGTGAgcggctgcagcggcagcatGAGTTTTGTATGCGTGTGCTCGGCAAGGACGATGGCCGTGAGGAGATGGATGGCCTGCTGGACCAGATCAAGGCGGCGTCTTCCCGCGGTGCTGTGACGCCCACGAGTGCTGCGCGGGATGACTCTCTGCAGCAAGAAGCGTCGCGGCTGCTGGGccagctggaagagcacATGGGCGATATGGCCGAGGGATTCGCGCGTGCCGGCTCGAGTGAGCTGGGTGACAATGTGATTGCGCAGCTGGAAGACAGGATCGAGGATCTGGAGGAGCAGCTGGCGGCGCGGTCGGCGACGTCGGTGCCGGCCGTGGTGCCCAAGCCGTCCGAGTCGGATGAGATGAGTGTGTATGCGCTtgtgctcgtgcatgcgctgctgcctgAGGATGACGTGttggcgcgcagcatgtcgctatcgctcgatgcgctgcgtgcgctctTTGCGCCGCCTGAGCCCACGGAGGATACCCTGTCAGCGGCCCtgccgcctgtgccggGGCTGCTGGCTGCGCGGGATCTGCTGGATGTGACGCcgcgtgcgacgtcgcCGGTGTTGGCCGAGCGTGTCCGGCGCTTGCTGGATAGTGTGCTACGGGAGGGGACAACGCACCATGcggtcgcgacgctcgcaGCGCAGGTCAtgacgcgcgtcgtcggtACGCTCGACGCGAGTCATATGGTCACGGAGCGAGCGATGGTGCTGGAAGAGACGGTGCGTGGGTATACAGATACGTCGGCGTCCGACGCGCCCTCTATAGACCTGTGGCCTTAG
- a CDS encoding tubulin-specific chaperone B translates to MSLHVEAPSVRVRGEHRLAVDTWDELQLRLERITGIPPEAQRLELDGAPLETIHRLAPGHTLRVLDARGSTLGEEEQVTKFELTDDQYAARDDSVRAFKKRHHLGRFGPPPPRPSAPCPDVGVRGMVDTGDGFERRGTVRFVGPTSFAAGTWVGIEFDEPVGKNDGSVQGTRYFTTRPRHGGFVRPSSVHTGPQYEPLEDDWEV, encoded by the coding sequence ATGTCCCTCcacgtcgaggcgccgagTGTCCgggtgcgtggcgagcacCGCCTGGCCGTCGATACGtgggacgagctgcagctgcggctGGAGCGCATCACGGGCATTCCGCCtgaggcacagcgcctggAACTtgatggcgcgccgctcgagacgatccatcgcctcgcgccggggcacacgctgcgtgtcctcgacgcgcgtggctcgacgcTGGGCGAGGAAGAGCAAGTGACCAAGTTTGAGCTCACGGACGACCAgtacgcggcgcgcgacgactCGGTGCGTGCCTTTAAGAAGCGGCACCATCTCGGGCGCTTCGGCCCGCCACCCCCGCGGCCGTCCGCGCCGTGCCCCGACGTcggtgtgcgtggcatgGTCGACACGGGCGACGGCTTTGAGCGGCGTGGGAccgtgcgcttcgtcggccCCACCTCGTTCGCCGCAGGGACGTGGGTCGGCATCGAGTTCGACGAGCCTGTCGGCAAGAACGACGGGAGCGTCCAAGGCACGCGGTACTTTACGACGCGCCCACGGCACGGCGGCTTTGTCCGGCCGTCCAGCGTGCACACAGGACCGCAGTACGAGCCGCTCGAGGACGATTGGGAAGTCTAA